The Capsicum annuum cultivar UCD-10X-F1 unplaced genomic scaffold, UCD10Xv1.1 ctg45346, whole genome shotgun sequence genome includes a region encoding these proteins:
- the LOC107851688 gene encoding mechanosensitive ion channel protein 6-like translates to MTGAKVLPYVSSIWICLLVGAYIWLLKTRVVKVLAMSFHVSTFFDRIQESLFNQYVIEMLSGPPLVGIDQREHEEEEKVMSEVLADLKARTPRKTPTASTPRSSAFSRVISEKEKEKEG, encoded by the coding sequence ATGACTGGTGCGAAGGTTTTGCCTTATGTGTCAAGTATTTGGATTTGTCTTTTGGTTGGTGCATACATTTGGTTGTTGAAAACACGTGTTGTGAAAGTGCTAGCTATGTCATTTCATGTTAGTACGTTTTTCGATCGAATTCAAGAATCTTTGTTCAATCAGTATGTGATTGAGATGTTGTCTGGGCCACCATTGGTTGGGATTGATCAGCGAGAGCACGAGGAGGAAGAGAAAGTTATGTCTGAAGTACTTGCTGATTTAAAGGCAAGAACACCACGCAAGACTCCTACGGCTTCTACTCCAAGGAGTTCTGCATTTTCGAGGGTTATTTCCGAGAAGGAGAAAGAAAAGGAGGGATGA